A single Dreissena polymorpha isolate Duluth1 unplaced genomic scaffold, UMN_Dpol_1.0 chrUn028, whole genome shotgun sequence DNA region contains:
- the LOC127863698 gene encoding TNF receptor-associated factor 4-like isoform X5 — translation MTSLMMSSDKNSKWMKNLTNKKKLYWGRVKITIYPDPELQTEVMNSQVRCKYYKEGCKWVDKLHNLQGHLDVCRYDSITCPNQCSDILSRLSIDDHLEFSCPKRIVICEFCNQEFPGEAFDLHVGNCQYEIVWCENKCGAKLERRYLNNHMRNECHKRTIKCPYCSKEFVYETLQTHQYQCPRYPVPCPNRCDPVKIPREEVDIHVQELCPSATVSCQFKYAGCTHKAARYSLDRHMGDNTKHHLQLMCDLVQKQQTQITQLCNALYSVTQVTDGTFVWKITDYKQKFIESIYKNTEIVSEPFYSTRFGYKMAASVFLNGNGSGEGKYLSVYIKILQGEYDNILDWPFLLPISFTIFDQNSDPEKRASITESFVPDPTWKHFQKPVKDVDQLGFGYPKFVSNEILKTRDYIKGDSIILRVKVDNSHSSFS, via the exons ATCTACCCCGACCCTGAGTTGCAGACCGAGGTGATGAACAGCCAGGTTCGCTGCAAGTACTACAAGGAGGGCTGCAAGTGGGTTGACAAGCTGCACAACCTTCAG GGCCACCTTGATGTTTGCCGCTACGACTCAATTACGTGCCCTAACCAGTGCTCCGACATTCTGTCACGACTTTCAATCGACGATCACTTGGAATTCAGTTGCCCAAAACGTATCGTCATCTGTGAATTCTGTAACCAGGAATTCCCTGGAGAGGCTTTTGATCTT CATGTTGGAAACTGCCAGTATGAAATCGTGTGGTGCGAAAACAAGTGTGGTGCCAAGTTGGAGAGGCGTTACCTGAACAACCACATGAGGAACGAGTGCCACAAGCGCACGATCAAGTGCCCTTACTGCTCCAAGGAGTTTGTCTATGAGACGCTACag ACTCACCAATATCAGTGCCCTCGATACCCTGTGCCTTGCCCCAACCGCTGTGACCCCGTGAAGATCCCCAGAGAGGAAGTGGATATCCATGTGCAGGAGTTGTGTCCCTCTGCGACCGTCTCATGCCAGTTCAAATATGCAGGCTGTACCCACAAG GCAGCTCGGTATAGCCTGGATCGGCACATGGGTGACAACACAAAGCACCACCTACAGTTGATGTGCGACCTCGTTCAAAAACAGCAGACGCAAATCACACAGCTCTGCAACGCCTTGTATTCTGTAACCCAGGTGACTGATGGCACATTTGTCTGGAAAATCACTGACTACAAGCAGAAGTTCATTGAATCTATTTATAAAAACACTGAAATTGTCAGCGAACCCTTCTATTCCACAAGATTTGGTTACAAGATGGCTGCATCTGTGTTTTTGAATGGGAACGGATCAGGGGAAGGGAAATATTTATCAGTTTACATAAAAATACTCCAGGGAGAGTATGACAATATTTTGGACTGGCCGTTTCTGTTGCCAATATCGTTCACCATTTTCGATCAGAACTCAGATCCCGAGAAGCGTGCAAGCATCACAGAAAGTTTCGTGCCTGATCCGACTTGGAAACACTTCCAGAAACCAGTGAAGGATGTAGATCAACTAGGATTTGGCTATCCAAAGTTTGTTTCTAATGAGATTCTGAAGACACGAGACTATATAAAAGGGGACTCAATCATCTTAAGAGTAAAGGTGGACAACTCTCACAGTTCATTTTCGTAA
- the LOC127863698 gene encoding TNF receptor-associated factor 4-like isoform X4: MTCVSGLPVRNMKLLGGVFKCPEDEKPIDYAKIYPDPELQTEVMNSQVRCKYYKEGCKWVDKLHNLQGHLDVCRYDSITCPNQCSDILSRLSIDDHLEFSCPKRIVICEFCNQEFPGEAFDLHVGNCQYEIVWCENKCGAKLERRYLNNHMRNECHKRTIKCPYCSKEFVYETLQTHQYQCPRYPVPCPNRCDPVKIPREEVDIHVQELCPSATVSCQFKYAGCTHKAARYSLDRHMGDNTKHHLQLMCDLVQKQQTQITQLCNALYSVTQVTDGTFVWKITDYKQKFIESIYKNTEIVSEPFYSTRFGYKMAASVFLNGNGSGEGKYLSVYIKILQGEYDNILDWPFLLPISFTIFDQNSDPEKRASITESFVPDPTWKHFQKPVKDVDQLGFGYPKFVSNEILKTRDYIKGDSIILRVKVDNSHSSFS; this comes from the exons ATGACTTGTGTATCAGGATTACCTGTACGAAACATGAAATTGCT CGGTGGTGTGTTCAAATGTCCAGAGGATGAAAAACCAATAGATTATGCAAAG ATCTACCCCGACCCTGAGTTGCAGACCGAGGTGATGAACAGCCAGGTTCGCTGCAAGTACTACAAGGAGGGCTGCAAGTGGGTTGACAAGCTGCACAACCTTCAG GGCCACCTTGATGTTTGCCGCTACGACTCAATTACGTGCCCTAACCAGTGCTCCGACATTCTGTCACGACTTTCAATCGACGATCACTTGGAATTCAGTTGCCCAAAACGTATCGTCATCTGTGAATTCTGTAACCAGGAATTCCCTGGAGAGGCTTTTGATCTT CATGTTGGAAACTGCCAGTATGAAATCGTGTGGTGCGAAAACAAGTGTGGTGCCAAGTTGGAGAGGCGTTACCTGAACAACCACATGAGGAACGAGTGCCACAAGCGCACGATCAAGTGCCCTTACTGCTCCAAGGAGTTTGTCTATGAGACGCTACag ACTCACCAATATCAGTGCCCTCGATACCCTGTGCCTTGCCCCAACCGCTGTGACCCCGTGAAGATCCCCAGAGAGGAAGTGGATATCCATGTGCAGGAGTTGTGTCCCTCTGCGACCGTCTCATGCCAGTTCAAATATGCAGGCTGTACCCACAAG GCAGCTCGGTATAGCCTGGATCGGCACATGGGTGACAACACAAAGCACCACCTACAGTTGATGTGCGACCTCGTTCAAAAACAGCAGACGCAAATCACACAGCTCTGCAACGCCTTGTATTCTGTAACCCAGGTGACTGATGGCACATTTGTCTGGAAAATCACTGACTACAAGCAGAAGTTCATTGAATCTATTTATAAAAACACTGAAATTGTCAGCGAACCCTTCTATTCCACAAGATTTGGTTACAAGATGGCTGCATCTGTGTTTTTGAATGGGAACGGATCAGGGGAAGGGAAATATTTATCAGTTTACATAAAAATACTCCAGGGAGAGTATGACAATATTTTGGACTGGCCGTTTCTGTTGCCAATATCGTTCACCATTTTCGATCAGAACTCAGATCCCGAGAAGCGTGCAAGCATCACAGAAAGTTTCGTGCCTGATCCGACTTGGAAACACTTCCAGAAACCAGTGAAGGATGTAGATCAACTAGGATTTGGCTATCCAAAGTTTGTTTCTAATGAGATTCTGAAGACACGAGACTATATAAAAGGGGACTCAATCATCTTAAGAGTAAAGGTGGACAACTCTCACAGTTCATTTTCGTAA
- the LOC127863698 gene encoding TNF receptor-associated factor 4-like isoform X2, which produces MEILPVLSRSELLKASVKLLDKIKHGGVFKCPEDEKPIDYAKIYPDPELQTEVMNSQVRCKYYKEGCKWVDKLHNLQGHLDVCRYDSITCPNQCSDILSRLSIDDHLEFSCPKRIVICEFCNQEFPGEAFDLHVGNCQYEIVWCENKCGAKLERRYLNNHMRNECHKRTIKCPYCSKEFVYETLQTHQYQCPRYPVPCPNRCDPVKIPREEVDIHVQELCPSATVSCQFKYAGCTHKAARYSLDRHMGDNTKHHLQLMCDLVQKQQTQITQLCNALYSVTQVTDGTFVWKITDYKQKFIESIYKNTEIVSEPFYSTRFGYKMAASVFLNGNGSGEGKYLSVYIKILQGEYDNILDWPFLLPISFTIFDQNSDPEKRASITESFVPDPTWKHFQKPVKDVDQLGFGYPKFVSNEILKTRDYIKGDSIILRVKVDNSHSSFS; this is translated from the exons CGGTGGTGTGTTCAAATGTCCAGAGGATGAAAAACCAATAGATTATGCAAAG ATCTACCCCGACCCTGAGTTGCAGACCGAGGTGATGAACAGCCAGGTTCGCTGCAAGTACTACAAGGAGGGCTGCAAGTGGGTTGACAAGCTGCACAACCTTCAG GGCCACCTTGATGTTTGCCGCTACGACTCAATTACGTGCCCTAACCAGTGCTCCGACATTCTGTCACGACTTTCAATCGACGATCACTTGGAATTCAGTTGCCCAAAACGTATCGTCATCTGTGAATTCTGTAACCAGGAATTCCCTGGAGAGGCTTTTGATCTT CATGTTGGAAACTGCCAGTATGAAATCGTGTGGTGCGAAAACAAGTGTGGTGCCAAGTTGGAGAGGCGTTACCTGAACAACCACATGAGGAACGAGTGCCACAAGCGCACGATCAAGTGCCCTTACTGCTCCAAGGAGTTTGTCTATGAGACGCTACag ACTCACCAATATCAGTGCCCTCGATACCCTGTGCCTTGCCCCAACCGCTGTGACCCCGTGAAGATCCCCAGAGAGGAAGTGGATATCCATGTGCAGGAGTTGTGTCCCTCTGCGACCGTCTCATGCCAGTTCAAATATGCAGGCTGTACCCACAAG GCAGCTCGGTATAGCCTGGATCGGCACATGGGTGACAACACAAAGCACCACCTACAGTTGATGTGCGACCTCGTTCAAAAACAGCAGACGCAAATCACACAGCTCTGCAACGCCTTGTATTCTGTAACCCAGGTGACTGATGGCACATTTGTCTGGAAAATCACTGACTACAAGCAGAAGTTCATTGAATCTATTTATAAAAACACTGAAATTGTCAGCGAACCCTTCTATTCCACAAGATTTGGTTACAAGATGGCTGCATCTGTGTTTTTGAATGGGAACGGATCAGGGGAAGGGAAATATTTATCAGTTTACATAAAAATACTCCAGGGAGAGTATGACAATATTTTGGACTGGCCGTTTCTGTTGCCAATATCGTTCACCATTTTCGATCAGAACTCAGATCCCGAGAAGCGTGCAAGCATCACAGAAAGTTTCGTGCCTGATCCGACTTGGAAACACTTCCAGAAACCAGTGAAGGATGTAGATCAACTAGGATTTGGCTATCCAAAGTTTGTTTCTAATGAGATTCTGAAGACACGAGACTATATAAAAGGGGACTCAATCATCTTAAGAGTAAAGGTGGACAACTCTCACAGTTCATTTTCGTAA
- the LOC127863698 gene encoding TNF receptor-associated factor 4-like isoform X7, whose translation MSTSASSVESFVCVHKEACVMIYPDPELQTEVMNSQVRCKYYKEGCKWVDKLHNLQGHLDVCRYDSITCPNQCSDILSRLSIDDHLEFSCPKRIVICEFCNQEFPGEAFDLHVGNCQYEIVWCENKCGAKLERRYLNNHMRNECHKRTIKCPYCSKEFVYETLQTHQYQCPRYPVPCPNRCDPVKIPREEVDIHVQELCPSATVSCQFKYAGCTHKAARYSLDRHMGDNTKHHLQLMCDLVQKQQTQITQLCNALYSVTQVTDGTFVWKITDYKQKFIESIYKNTEIVSEPFYSTRFGYKMAASVFLNGNGSGEGKYLSVYIKILQGEYDNILDWPFLLPISFTIFDQNSDPEKRASITESFVPDPTWKHFQKPVKDVDQLGFGYPKFVSNEILKTRDYIKGDSIILRVKVDNSHSSFS comes from the exons ATGTCAACATCGGCATCAAGTGTGGAGAGTTTTGTCTGTGTTCATAAGGAAGCATGTGTTATG ATCTACCCCGACCCTGAGTTGCAGACCGAGGTGATGAACAGCCAGGTTCGCTGCAAGTACTACAAGGAGGGCTGCAAGTGGGTTGACAAGCTGCACAACCTTCAG GGCCACCTTGATGTTTGCCGCTACGACTCAATTACGTGCCCTAACCAGTGCTCCGACATTCTGTCACGACTTTCAATCGACGATCACTTGGAATTCAGTTGCCCAAAACGTATCGTCATCTGTGAATTCTGTAACCAGGAATTCCCTGGAGAGGCTTTTGATCTT CATGTTGGAAACTGCCAGTATGAAATCGTGTGGTGCGAAAACAAGTGTGGTGCCAAGTTGGAGAGGCGTTACCTGAACAACCACATGAGGAACGAGTGCCACAAGCGCACGATCAAGTGCCCTTACTGCTCCAAGGAGTTTGTCTATGAGACGCTACag ACTCACCAATATCAGTGCCCTCGATACCCTGTGCCTTGCCCCAACCGCTGTGACCCCGTGAAGATCCCCAGAGAGGAAGTGGATATCCATGTGCAGGAGTTGTGTCCCTCTGCGACCGTCTCATGCCAGTTCAAATATGCAGGCTGTACCCACAAG GCAGCTCGGTATAGCCTGGATCGGCACATGGGTGACAACACAAAGCACCACCTACAGTTGATGTGCGACCTCGTTCAAAAACAGCAGACGCAAATCACACAGCTCTGCAACGCCTTGTATTCTGTAACCCAGGTGACTGATGGCACATTTGTCTGGAAAATCACTGACTACAAGCAGAAGTTCATTGAATCTATTTATAAAAACACTGAAATTGTCAGCGAACCCTTCTATTCCACAAGATTTGGTTACAAGATGGCTGCATCTGTGTTTTTGAATGGGAACGGATCAGGGGAAGGGAAATATTTATCAGTTTACATAAAAATACTCCAGGGAGAGTATGACAATATTTTGGACTGGCCGTTTCTGTTGCCAATATCGTTCACCATTTTCGATCAGAACTCAGATCCCGAGAAGCGTGCAAGCATCACAGAAAGTTTCGTGCCTGATCCGACTTGGAAACACTTCCAGAAACCAGTGAAGGATGTAGATCAACTAGGATTTGGCTATCCAAAGTTTGTTTCTAATGAGATTCTGAAGACACGAGACTATATAAAAGGGGACTCAATCATCTTAAGAGTAAAGGTGGACAACTCTCACAGTTCATTTTCGTAA
- the LOC127863698 gene encoding TNF receptor-associated factor 4-like isoform X6, with translation MFKIRSVARLSGGVFKCPEDEKPIDYAKIYPDPELQTEVMNSQVRCKYYKEGCKWVDKLHNLQGHLDVCRYDSITCPNQCSDILSRLSIDDHLEFSCPKRIVICEFCNQEFPGEAFDLHVGNCQYEIVWCENKCGAKLERRYLNNHMRNECHKRTIKCPYCSKEFVYETLQTHQYQCPRYPVPCPNRCDPVKIPREEVDIHVQELCPSATVSCQFKYAGCTHKAARYSLDRHMGDNTKHHLQLMCDLVQKQQTQITQLCNALYSVTQVTDGTFVWKITDYKQKFIESIYKNTEIVSEPFYSTRFGYKMAASVFLNGNGSGEGKYLSVYIKILQGEYDNILDWPFLLPISFTIFDQNSDPEKRASITESFVPDPTWKHFQKPVKDVDQLGFGYPKFVSNEILKTRDYIKGDSIILRVKVDNSHSSFS, from the exons CGGTGGTGTGTTCAAATGTCCAGAGGATGAAAAACCAATAGATTATGCAAAG ATCTACCCCGACCCTGAGTTGCAGACCGAGGTGATGAACAGCCAGGTTCGCTGCAAGTACTACAAGGAGGGCTGCAAGTGGGTTGACAAGCTGCACAACCTTCAG GGCCACCTTGATGTTTGCCGCTACGACTCAATTACGTGCCCTAACCAGTGCTCCGACATTCTGTCACGACTTTCAATCGACGATCACTTGGAATTCAGTTGCCCAAAACGTATCGTCATCTGTGAATTCTGTAACCAGGAATTCCCTGGAGAGGCTTTTGATCTT CATGTTGGAAACTGCCAGTATGAAATCGTGTGGTGCGAAAACAAGTGTGGTGCCAAGTTGGAGAGGCGTTACCTGAACAACCACATGAGGAACGAGTGCCACAAGCGCACGATCAAGTGCCCTTACTGCTCCAAGGAGTTTGTCTATGAGACGCTACag ACTCACCAATATCAGTGCCCTCGATACCCTGTGCCTTGCCCCAACCGCTGTGACCCCGTGAAGATCCCCAGAGAGGAAGTGGATATCCATGTGCAGGAGTTGTGTCCCTCTGCGACCGTCTCATGCCAGTTCAAATATGCAGGCTGTACCCACAAG GCAGCTCGGTATAGCCTGGATCGGCACATGGGTGACAACACAAAGCACCACCTACAGTTGATGTGCGACCTCGTTCAAAAACAGCAGACGCAAATCACACAGCTCTGCAACGCCTTGTATTCTGTAACCCAGGTGACTGATGGCACATTTGTCTGGAAAATCACTGACTACAAGCAGAAGTTCATTGAATCTATTTATAAAAACACTGAAATTGTCAGCGAACCCTTCTATTCCACAAGATTTGGTTACAAGATGGCTGCATCTGTGTTTTTGAATGGGAACGGATCAGGGGAAGGGAAATATTTATCAGTTTACATAAAAATACTCCAGGGAGAGTATGACAATATTTTGGACTGGCCGTTTCTGTTGCCAATATCGTTCACCATTTTCGATCAGAACTCAGATCCCGAGAAGCGTGCAAGCATCACAGAAAGTTTCGTGCCTGATCCGACTTGGAAACACTTCCAGAAACCAGTGAAGGATGTAGATCAACTAGGATTTGGCTATCCAAAGTTTGTTTCTAATGAGATTCTGAAGACACGAGACTATATAAAAGGGGACTCAATCATCTTAAGAGTAAAGGTGGACAACTCTCACAGTTCATTTTCGTAA
- the LOC127863698 gene encoding TNF receptor-associated factor 4-like isoform X8, translating into MNSQVRCKYYKEGCKWVDKLHNLQGHLDVCRYDSITCPNQCSDILSRLSIDDHLEFSCPKRIVICEFCNQEFPGEAFDLHVGNCQYEIVWCENKCGAKLERRYLNNHMRNECHKRTIKCPYCSKEFVYETLQTHQYQCPRYPVPCPNRCDPVKIPREEVDIHVQELCPSATVSCQFKYAGCTHKAARYSLDRHMGDNTKHHLQLMCDLVQKQQTQITQLCNALYSVTQVTDGTFVWKITDYKQKFIESIYKNTEIVSEPFYSTRFGYKMAASVFLNGNGSGEGKYLSVYIKILQGEYDNILDWPFLLPISFTIFDQNSDPEKRASITESFVPDPTWKHFQKPVKDVDQLGFGYPKFVSNEILKTRDYIKGDSIILRVKVDNSHSSFS; encoded by the exons ATGAACAGCCAGGTTCGCTGCAAGTACTACAAGGAGGGCTGCAAGTGGGTTGACAAGCTGCACAACCTTCAG GGCCACCTTGATGTTTGCCGCTACGACTCAATTACGTGCCCTAACCAGTGCTCCGACATTCTGTCACGACTTTCAATCGACGATCACTTGGAATTCAGTTGCCCAAAACGTATCGTCATCTGTGAATTCTGTAACCAGGAATTCCCTGGAGAGGCTTTTGATCTT CATGTTGGAAACTGCCAGTATGAAATCGTGTGGTGCGAAAACAAGTGTGGTGCCAAGTTGGAGAGGCGTTACCTGAACAACCACATGAGGAACGAGTGCCACAAGCGCACGATCAAGTGCCCTTACTGCTCCAAGGAGTTTGTCTATGAGACGCTACag ACTCACCAATATCAGTGCCCTCGATACCCTGTGCCTTGCCCCAACCGCTGTGACCCCGTGAAGATCCCCAGAGAGGAAGTGGATATCCATGTGCAGGAGTTGTGTCCCTCTGCGACCGTCTCATGCCAGTTCAAATATGCAGGCTGTACCCACAAG GCAGCTCGGTATAGCCTGGATCGGCACATGGGTGACAACACAAAGCACCACCTACAGTTGATGTGCGACCTCGTTCAAAAACAGCAGACGCAAATCACACAGCTCTGCAACGCCTTGTATTCTGTAACCCAGGTGACTGATGGCACATTTGTCTGGAAAATCACTGACTACAAGCAGAAGTTCATTGAATCTATTTATAAAAACACTGAAATTGTCAGCGAACCCTTCTATTCCACAAGATTTGGTTACAAGATGGCTGCATCTGTGTTTTTGAATGGGAACGGATCAGGGGAAGGGAAATATTTATCAGTTTACATAAAAATACTCCAGGGAGAGTATGACAATATTTTGGACTGGCCGTTTCTGTTGCCAATATCGTTCACCATTTTCGATCAGAACTCAGATCCCGAGAAGCGTGCAAGCATCACAGAAAGTTTCGTGCCTGATCCGACTTGGAAACACTTCCAGAAACCAGTGAAGGATGTAGATCAACTAGGATTTGGCTATCCAAAGTTTGTTTCTAATGAGATTCTGAAGACACGAGACTATATAAAAGGGGACTCAATCATCTTAAGAGTAAAGGTGGACAACTCTCACAGTTCATTTTCGTAA
- the LOC127863698 gene encoding TNF receptor-associated factor 4-like isoform X3, with protein sequence MSRNSSSQASTTSLSTPTGSYRFKRNVSTDSAVQLWIYPDPELQTEVMNSQVRCKYYKEGCKWVDKLHNLQGHLDVCRYDSITCPNQCSDILSRLSIDDHLEFSCPKRIVICEFCNQEFPGEAFDLHVGNCQYEIVWCENKCGAKLERRYLNNHMRNECHKRTIKCPYCSKEFVYETLQTHQYQCPRYPVPCPNRCDPVKIPREEVDIHVQELCPSATVSCQFKYAGCTHKAARYSLDRHMGDNTKHHLQLMCDLVQKQQTQITQLCNALYSVTQVTDGTFVWKITDYKQKFIESIYKNTEIVSEPFYSTRFGYKMAASVFLNGNGSGEGKYLSVYIKILQGEYDNILDWPFLLPISFTIFDQNSDPEKRASITESFVPDPTWKHFQKPVKDVDQLGFGYPKFVSNEILKTRDYIKGDSIILRVKVDNSHSSFS encoded by the exons ATGAGTCGAAATTCCAGCAGCCAGGCTAGCACCACCAGTCTGTCCACACCCACTGGATCTTATAGGTTTAAGCGCAATGTGTCTACAGATTCAGCCGTTCAACTCTGG ATCTACCCCGACCCTGAGTTGCAGACCGAGGTGATGAACAGCCAGGTTCGCTGCAAGTACTACAAGGAGGGCTGCAAGTGGGTTGACAAGCTGCACAACCTTCAG GGCCACCTTGATGTTTGCCGCTACGACTCAATTACGTGCCCTAACCAGTGCTCCGACATTCTGTCACGACTTTCAATCGACGATCACTTGGAATTCAGTTGCCCAAAACGTATCGTCATCTGTGAATTCTGTAACCAGGAATTCCCTGGAGAGGCTTTTGATCTT CATGTTGGAAACTGCCAGTATGAAATCGTGTGGTGCGAAAACAAGTGTGGTGCCAAGTTGGAGAGGCGTTACCTGAACAACCACATGAGGAACGAGTGCCACAAGCGCACGATCAAGTGCCCTTACTGCTCCAAGGAGTTTGTCTATGAGACGCTACag ACTCACCAATATCAGTGCCCTCGATACCCTGTGCCTTGCCCCAACCGCTGTGACCCCGTGAAGATCCCCAGAGAGGAAGTGGATATCCATGTGCAGGAGTTGTGTCCCTCTGCGACCGTCTCATGCCAGTTCAAATATGCAGGCTGTACCCACAAG GCAGCTCGGTATAGCCTGGATCGGCACATGGGTGACAACACAAAGCACCACCTACAGTTGATGTGCGACCTCGTTCAAAAACAGCAGACGCAAATCACACAGCTCTGCAACGCCTTGTATTCTGTAACCCAGGTGACTGATGGCACATTTGTCTGGAAAATCACTGACTACAAGCAGAAGTTCATTGAATCTATTTATAAAAACACTGAAATTGTCAGCGAACCCTTCTATTCCACAAGATTTGGTTACAAGATGGCTGCATCTGTGTTTTTGAATGGGAACGGATCAGGGGAAGGGAAATATTTATCAGTTTACATAAAAATACTCCAGGGAGAGTATGACAATATTTTGGACTGGCCGTTTCTGTTGCCAATATCGTTCACCATTTTCGATCAGAACTCAGATCCCGAGAAGCGTGCAAGCATCACAGAAAGTTTCGTGCCTGATCCGACTTGGAAACACTTCCAGAAACCAGTGAAGGATGTAGATCAACTAGGATTTGGCTATCCAAAGTTTGTTTCTAATGAGATTCTGAAGACACGAGACTATATAAAAGGGGACTCAATCATCTTAAGAGTAAAGGTGGACAACTCTCACAGTTCATTTTCGTAA